The following is a genomic window from Lysinibacillus sp. JNUCC-52.
TAATGCCATCCTCTTCAATTAAAGTACGAACTTCTTTTACTATATCAGGCAAATTTTCAATGTTATTTTTAAAATGTACCATGGCATAGGCGATGCTATCTTTTTGTAACGCAGAATCATCCAGTGGTGACTGGATTGAATGGATTTCTTGAATGTTATCAAGTTTTTTCAAGGTGTCTTCGATTTTTTTATCGTCTGCTTGGTCAAAGACAACCATTATTGTTTCTGCAGGTAAGTCGAATGTTTCTGCTAGTTCATTTGTGACATAGGTATGATCAGCTTCAACAAAAAAGCCATCTCCATGCAGTTTGCTCGGAAGCTGTATAGCAAACACAGCCATTGCGATAAAAAATACAATCCAAATTGCAACGATAGCTTTCGCATGTGCAGTGATAAAAGCTGAAAAAGTTTTCATAATTATAAAGCATCCCCCTTTTAAACTAGTGTAAAGGATGTGTCGCTTTTTGTCGTGTGACAAAGTAAAAACTCCTGCCAACAGTAACATGTGTGGGAATTGTGTGAGAATTGTATGCGTGCCTGTCACTCCTAAATTGGCGCTTTCCGCGGGCACGACGTAAGGCGCAACCGTCGCTGAGGCACCGCCTGTTGCGTCTTACGTTGCGTGCGTTCCCGCAGGAGTCTCCGTGGATTGTTACTGGGATATTGAATTGTATGGGAATTGTGTGAGTGCCTGACACCAAAACTAAAAAAGCACTTTCTTTGAGCAGAAAGTGCCGTAAAATCTAGAAGAATAAAGATAATATAAAGTAAATAACGGATGCCATAACAGCTGATATTGGCATTGTAATAATCCACGTTGTCACGATTTTACGTGCCATTCCCCAGTTTACACCACGAACACGTTGCGCTGAACCAACGCCCATGATTGATGAAGAAATCACGTGTGTTGTCGATACTGGTAAGTGAATTAGAGTTGCACCGAAAATAACAGTAGCAGAAGCTAAATCTGCGGCAACGCCATTTACAGGGCGGATTTTCATAATTTTACCGCCGACCGTTTTGATAATTTTATAACCACCAATAGAGGTACCAAGCCCCATAGCAATTGCTGCCGCTGCTCGAACCCAGAAAGGAATATCATCCCCAGTGTGTAAGCCTGCAGCGATTAGCGCCATTGTCATAATACCCATTGCCTTTTGCGCATCATTTGTACCGTGTGTAAACGATTGTATAGCCGCTGTGAAAATTTGCATTGTACGGAAGCCTTTGTTCGTACGATATAGATTTAAGTTTTTAAACCATAATTTAAACAGAGACATCATTAGAAAGCCGGCACAAATTGCAAGAATTGGTGAAAATACTAAAGCCATAATAATTTTTGTAAAACCACCGTAGTTAAGTACGCCAAAGCCTGCAGAAGCAACTGCAGCACCAGCAATTGAACCGATTAACGTATGTGAAGAACTTGATGGGATACCAAAATACCAAGTAAGCAGGTTCCAAATAATAGCTGAAATCAATGCGGCTAAAATTACGACAGAACCTGTAGTATCTCCTTGAAAGGCATTTAAAGAAAATGGATCTACAATATCTTTTGTTAGAGCCTTTGCTACACCGACGAATGTAATAGCACCGATGAAGTTCATCGTCGCCGCCATAATAATGGCAACACGTGGAGGCAATGCTCTAGTTGAAACCGACGTTGCGATAGCATTTGCTGTATCGTGGAAACCGTTGATAAAGTCAAATGTTAGGGCAAAGATGACGACCAATACGGTTAGTATAATTATTGTATTCATTGTAAGTGACCCACTCCTAATTACGCGTTTCGCATGATAATTGTTTCCATTGTGTTTGCAACGTTTTGACAATAATCAGCGATATCCTCTAGTTGTTCATAAATATCTTTAAATTTAATGATGCGGATTGGATCTTTTTCATTTAAAAACAATTGCTTAATAGAAGTTCTTTGTACTTCATCACATTCACGCTCATAGTCTTTTATTAAAATTGCATGTGGGCGCATGCCAATAAGATTTTTTTTCTTTAACTCTTCTGTAGCTTTAACAATTTCATCGGCACTTTTAGAAATGTAGCCTAAGAAAATACGCATCGCTTCGTCAACCTCTGTTAAAGAGAACATTTCAAAGTGAGCGATACAATGCTCCGTACCATCTAACACGTCGTCCATACGGATTGCGAATTCTAAAATATCTTCGCGTTCGATCGGTGTCATAAATGATTTGTTTAGCATCACGATTAATTCATGAATAAGTTTATCGCCAGCTGTTTCGTAATTCTTCATTGTAATGCTAATCTCTTTTAAGTCAGCTACACTTGTAATACGAAAATCATTTGCGTAATGTACGGCCTCTCTCATGTTTTCTGCAATTTTATGCAATGCTATAAAGAAAGGGTCTTGTTTTTTTGAGTTAAGCATGTAAATGAAATCCTCCTGGATGTATATAAAATAATCAACCTTTAAACTTTACTATCATAACAAAATCTTTCGTTTATCTACATAAAATTTATCTTCTCTACATAAAACTTTACAATCCTGTAATATACAATTTGTTCACAAATAAGCTGTATCGCATGTGTATTTATTCCTATTAGTACAGGGAAATGCCTATAAAATAAGAGTTTTTGTGAAAAATATAGGTTGTTTAGTACAGAATATAGCAATCACAATTACGCGATTATACTTGATGGCTAAATTGAATTGTAAACGCATTGTAAAGAAATGCCCTTTAACATAGTGTTCCCTATTTTCTTAAGAATATCTTCATTTTTATCCTTCAATATTTTTAAGAATTGTTTTCTATACTTAAGAAAGTACGAGAAAGGGGCATTACAACAAAAATGATTCAAGTCGAGAACTTACAACATACATTTTTAATTGGGAAAAAAGGCAAGGAAAAGCATGTACCTGTATTAAAGGACGTCAATTTCGAGGTAAAGAAGGGCGAGATTGTCGCGATTGTCGGCAAAAGTGGCTCAGGCAAATCTACATTGCTTCAAACATTAGCAGGGTTTATGAAGGCTGAACAAGGCTCGATAAAGGTTAATGGACAAGAAACAGCAAAACTTAATGAAACAGAGAGTGCTGCTTTTCGATTGCGACAATTCGGATTTATTTTTCAAAACTTTCAACTCATGCCAGGTTTAACTGCATTTGAAAATATCGAATTGCCATTGAAATTGCAAGGTGCAAGCAAAGCTATACGTAAAGAAAAGGTAAAGAAGTTAATGGAGAAGGTTGGTTTAACAGCTGTAGCTGACCATTATCCAAATGAATTATCAGGCGGTCAGCAACAGCGTGTAAGTATTGCAAGAGCGTTGATTACCAATCCTCCGATATTGCTTGCGGATGAGCCGACGGGTAGCTTAGATTCTGAAACAGAACAAGATATATTACTCCTTATTCAAAGCTTAAATCGTGAGCTTGGCTTAACCTTTGTCATTATTACGCACGATGAAGAAGTGGCAACGATTGCTCATCAACGTTTCAGAATGTCTGATGGCGAGCTTGTGAAGGAGGAAAAATAACATGGTATGGAAAGATCAACTAGATTTTGTTTTACAACATATAAAGAAAAATAAACTACGCGTATTTATGACAGTGCTAGCTGCAACAATGGGTTGTGCATTTTTAATTGTCCTTGCATCTGTAGGGTTTGGACTACAAGATTCAATTCGTAACGAAATTCTTTCAGATGAAAATGTAACAAAAATACAAGTATATGATGGTTCACAATTTACAGAGCAACAAAAAGATGAAATAAAATCGATAGAAAATGTTAAGACAGTACTTGAAACGATTACAGTTAATGCAAGTGCGCACTCATATTTTGAAGACCGTGATACAAACTCAAACTTAATTTTAACGAATATGAAAGATTTTAAAGATGTAACGGGGAAACTTGCACAAGGACAGTATCCAACAAAGCCGAATGAGATTATTGTTGGGTATCATTTCGCTCAAACATTATTAAATGACGCCGATCGCGAAGTTATTAACGAAAAAAGTAAAAAGGCTGAGGCTGAGGGAACGTACTATGATGGAAATGAGGAAGGATATAAACAGTCTGTCATAGGTAAAGAGATTGAGTTATCGTTAATTTCTAATTCAAATGGAGCGACTGAAACTGAAAAGGTAAAATATACGATTGTCGGTGTGACGAAGAAGCCTTCTTATGATTGGATGATCGACAATACAGTGCATATGGATTCAAAGCAGAAAGAGGCAATAGGTAGCAGTTTAGCGGCATTGGATGATGTATCAGAAGATGAAGTGTTTAATTCGGAATTTAATATATATGCAGACAGTTTAGAGCACGTAAAGCCTATTTTGGAAAAACTTAAAGACAAAGGCTATAGTGTGTATTCAGTGACTGAGCAATTAGATCAAATGGATGTATTTTTCCTTGTATTGAAGATTGGTTTAATTTTTGTTGGCACAATTGCCGTATTGATCGCTTCTATTGGGATTTTTAATACGATGACAATGGCAGTTACAGAGCGTACACGCGAAATTGGAGTCTTAAAGGCGATTGGCGCTAGTCCAAAGCTGATTCAACGTCTATTTTTAATGGAAAGTACATTTATCGGTATTTTTGGAACAATCATTGCGGTAATGATTTCGTATGCGATTAGCTTTACAGCAAATGCGATTTTACCGTTAATATTAAAAGCGGCAACAGGTGAAGATGCGTTTAGTTCGTCTGATATTACATTTTCACTTATTCCATGGCAGCTCGTTCTTATTGCGTCAGCTATCAGCATTGGTGTTGCGATGATTTCAGGCTACCGACCAGCTCGTAAAGCAACAAAGATCGATGTTATCCAAGCGTTACGACAAGAGCTATAAAAAGAACCCGAGGCACATAATGCGCCTCGGGTTTTCATAGTTTATAAATAAGATGTTAATTCATTTGCCAAAAACGGCTTCGCATTCAACAGTGTTACAAAAGCATCGTACTTAGCACGTTGCTGTGTACTTGGCTTTTTACCAGTATAATATGCTCGAATTAGTATGTTTTTTGGTGTGTTTTCCATGTCGATAAATTCTAGTAATTGCGCTTCATAGCCAACAAGCGATAAAATCTCTGCGCGAATTGAATCAGTAGCCAGTGCCGCAAAGCGTTCGCGGACAAGACCGTGCTGAAGCATGATGTCGAGTGCAGGTGTATCAAGTTGACGATTTAGCTCATGCTGGCAACATGGGACGCTTAAAATAACACTTGCTCCCCATTTCACTGCGCGTGATAATGCCATATCTGTTGCAACATCACAGGCATGGAGAGTCACTACCATGTCTACACTGGACTCGTCATTATAATCATTAATATCCCCAACTAAAAATTCAAGTTGCTCATAGCCTAAATCCTGTGCAATTCGTGAGCATTCCTCAATAACCTCTTTTTTCAAATCTAAGCCAGTAACACGAATATCCAAACCTTTTTCAATTTTTAAGTAATGATATAAGGCAAACGTTAAATAGGATTTTCCTGAACCGAAATCTAAAATGCGGACTTGGCGATCTTTTGGCAAATAAGCTAAGGCATCGTCGATAAATTCAATGAAGCGGTTAATTTGCTTGAATTTATCGTATTTTTGTTTTTTCACTTTTCCTTCTTCACTTTGTACACCTAAGCGAATTAAAAAAGGATAGGGGGTGGACTCATCCAGTAAATAGTTTTTCTTACGGTTATGTGCTAAGTTGACTTCCTTTGGAGTAGCTGTTTTATCAGACTTCCATAATACTTTGTTCTTTTTCGATAGCTGTACCTGTACTTTTTCGTCAATAAAATCGATATGTGCTTGACGGAAATCAGCAAAAAACAGCTCGAGCTTAGGAGAGAAATCTGCCAGTAGGACGTTCTCATGTTTTAAAATGCGCTCATATTGGTATTCAATTTGTATATGATAAGCCTCTTTCAGCATGATGGGTTTGAGTTTAATACGTTTTACTTCATTAGACTTCATTCGAGGTTGACTGATTGTAGCTGCAACGAGTTGTTGTTGTGCAAATTGCTCTTGTAGCTTTTCTTTCATTTCTTCAAATGTCATTTATTTCGCCTTCTTCGTTGTGTAATAGATGGCATTAGTGTAACACAATTTTATGAACGCATTGTTGTTTTCAATTTTAAATAATCAGTATATCGAATATTCAGATAAACGATTTTGTTTTTAATAATTTTACGGTATATTTATAGTGAAACGTTTTGAAGGTAAAGAATAATTGTGGATAGGAGGAAGACTTATGTCGGACAACACTTATCAGCTAATCGCTATTATTATTTATATGATT
Proteins encoded in this region:
- a CDS encoding inorganic phosphate transporter, which encodes MNTIIILTVLVVIFALTFDFINGFHDTANAIATSVSTRALPPRVAIIMAATMNFIGAITFVGVAKALTKDIVDPFSLNAFQGDTTGSVVILAALISAIIWNLLTWYFGIPSSSSHTLIGSIAGAAVASAGFGVLNYGGFTKIIMALVFSPILAICAGFLMMSLFKLWFKNLNLYRTNKGFRTMQIFTAAIQSFTHGTNDAQKAMGIMTMALIAAGLHTGDDIPFWVRAAAAIAMGLGTSIGGYKIIKTVGGKIMKIRPVNGVAADLASATVIFGATLIHLPVSTTHVISSSIMGVGSAQRVRGVNWGMARKIVTTWIITMPISAVMASVIYFILSLFF
- a CDS encoding DUF47 domain-containing protein, translated to MLNSKKQDPFFIALHKIAENMREAVHYANDFRITSVADLKEISITMKNYETAGDKLIHELIVMLNKSFMTPIEREDILEFAIRMDDVLDGTEHCIAHFEMFSLTEVDEAMRIFLGYISKSADEIVKATEELKKKNLIGMRPHAILIKDYERECDEVQRTSIKQLFLNEKDPIRIIKFKDIYEQLEDIADYCQNVANTMETIIMRNA
- a CDS encoding ABC transporter ATP-binding protein, with protein sequence MIQVENLQHTFLIGKKGKEKHVPVLKDVNFEVKKGEIVAIVGKSGSGKSTLLQTLAGFMKAEQGSIKVNGQETAKLNETESAAFRLRQFGFIFQNFQLMPGLTAFENIELPLKLQGASKAIRKEKVKKLMEKVGLTAVADHYPNELSGGQQQRVSIARALITNPPILLADEPTGSLDSETEQDILLLIQSLNRELGLTFVIITHDEEVATIAHQRFRMSDGELVKEEK
- a CDS encoding ABC transporter permease, whose amino-acid sequence is MVWKDQLDFVLQHIKKNKLRVFMTVLAATMGCAFLIVLASVGFGLQDSIRNEILSDENVTKIQVYDGSQFTEQQKDEIKSIENVKTVLETITVNASAHSYFEDRDTNSNLILTNMKDFKDVTGKLAQGQYPTKPNEIIVGYHFAQTLLNDADREVINEKSKKAEAEGTYYDGNEEGYKQSVIGKEIELSLISNSNGATETEKVKYTIVGVTKKPSYDWMIDNTVHMDSKQKEAIGSSLAALDDVSEDEVFNSEFNIYADSLEHVKPILEKLKDKGYSVYSVTEQLDQMDVFFLVLKIGLIFVGTIAVLIASIGIFNTMTMAVTERTREIGVLKAIGASPKLIQRLFLMESTFIGIFGTIIAVMISYAISFTANAILPLILKAATGEDAFSSSDITFSLIPWQLVLIASAISIGVAMISGYRPARKATKIDVIQALRQEL
- a CDS encoding class I SAM-dependent methyltransferase — its product is MTFEEMKEKLQEQFAQQQLVAATISQPRMKSNEVKRIKLKPIMLKEAYHIQIEYQYERILKHENVLLADFSPKLELFFADFRQAHIDFIDEKVQVQLSKKNKVLWKSDKTATPKEVNLAHNRKKNYLLDESTPYPFLIRLGVQSEEGKVKKQKYDKFKQINRFIEFIDDALAYLPKDRQVRILDFGSGKSYLTFALYHYLKIEKGLDIRVTGLDLKKEVIEECSRIAQDLGYEQLEFLVGDINDYNDESSVDMVVTLHACDVATDMALSRAVKWGASVILSVPCCQHELNRQLDTPALDIMLQHGLVRERFAALATDSIRAEILSLVGYEAQLLEFIDMENTPKNILIRAYYTGKKPSTQQRAKYDAFVTLLNAKPFLANELTSYL